From Cellulophaga lytica DSM 7489, a single genomic window includes:
- a CDS encoding deoxyhypusine synthase family protein yields MKTKGAISNFIEKYYLHFNSAALVDAAKGYEDQLNKGSKMLVSLAGAMSTAELGKIFAEMIRQDKVQIISCTGANLEEDIMNLVAHSHYKRVPNYRDLTPQQEWDLLEKGLNRVTDTCIPEEEAFRRLQEHIVKIWKDAEAAGERYLPHEYMYKMLLSGVLEEYYEIDLKDSWMYAAAEKNLPIVCPGWEDSTMGNIFASYVLKGELKASTMKSGIEYMTFLADWYTENSENGIGFFQIGGGIAGDFPICVVPMLYQDMERTDTPFWSYFCQISDSTTSYGSYSGAVPNEKITWGKLDIDTPKFIIESDATIVAPLIFAYLLDM; encoded by the coding sequence ATGAAGACTAAAGGAGCTATCTCTAATTTTATAGAAAAATACTACTTACACTTTAATTCTGCTGCTTTGGTAGATGCTGCAAAAGGGTATGAAGATCAGTTAAACAAAGGATCTAAAATGTTAGTTTCTTTGGCTGGTGCAATGAGTACTGCAGAGTTAGGAAAAATATTTGCAGAGATGATTCGTCAAGACAAAGTGCAAATTATATCCTGTACTGGTGCAAACCTAGAAGAAGATATTATGAACTTGGTAGCACACTCACATTACAAACGTGTGCCTAATTATAGAGATTTAACTCCGCAACAAGAGTGGGATTTGCTAGAAAAAGGCCTAAACCGTGTAACAGATACGTGTATACCAGAAGAAGAAGCTTTTAGACGTTTGCAAGAGCATATTGTAAAAATTTGGAAAGATGCAGAAGCTGCTGGTGAGCGTTACTTGCCTCATGAATATATGTACAAAATGCTACTTTCTGGTGTTTTAGAAGAGTATTATGAGATAGATTTAAAAGATTCTTGGATGTATGCAGCAGCAGAAAAAAACTTACCAATAGTTTGTCCTGGTTGGGAAGACAGTACAATGGGTAACATTTTTGCATCATATGTGTTAAAAGGTGAGCTTAAAGCTAGTACTATGAAATCTGGTATAGAATATATGACATTCTTGGCAGATTGGTATACAGAGAATTCTGAAAACGGAATTGGATTTTTTCAAATAGGTGGTGGTATTGCAGGTGATTTTCCTATTTGCGTAGTGCCAATGTTATACCAAGATATGGAGCGTACAGATACACCATTCTGGAGCTATTTTTGTCAAATTAGCGATTCTACAACAAGTTACGGATCATACTCTGGTGCAGTGCCAAATGAAAAAATTACTTGGGGTAAATTAGATATAGATACGCCTAAATTTATAATAGAGAGTGATGCTACAATTGTTGCGCCATTAATTTTTGCTTACTTATTAGATATGTAA